Proteins encoded together in one Shewanella oneidensis MR-1 window:
- a CDS encoding CBS domain-containing protein gives MPIIIADIMCTRVVTVEMDDRLTVAKDIFEQANFHHLLVLDEYKLEGVLSERDLLRAISPNLGNGAETSKDLETLQKRIHQVMTRNPVTVAPYVSLDVASRTLLEHNIGCLPVLENGDLVGIVTWKDLLRAYCAHNEVNQSEC, from the coding sequence ATGCCGATCATCATCGCCGATATTATGTGTACCCGAGTCGTCACGGTCGAAATGGACGATCGTTTAACCGTGGCGAAGGATATTTTCGAGCAGGCAAACTTTCACCATCTACTGGTGCTGGATGAATATAAACTCGAAGGGGTATTATCTGAACGCGACTTACTGCGCGCCATCAGCCCTAATTTAGGTAACGGTGCCGAAACCTCAAAGGATCTCGAAACCCTCCAGAAACGCATCCATCAAGTGATGACTCGCAATCCAGTAACCGTTGCGCCATATGTGTCGCTCGATGTTGCTAGCCGCACCTTGCTAGAACATAACATCGGTTGTTTGCCCGTGCTCGAAAATGGTGATTTGGTGGGCATCGTCACTTGGAAGGATTTACTGCGAGCCTATTGTGCACACAATGAGGTAAATCAAAGCGAGTGTTAA
- the torD gene encoding molecular chaperone TorD has translation MSNVDINHARALVYQLLSSLFAREVNAQRLQELTSDAAQQFWTQLGHEPEFSAPVATMQKVLNDLQRNDALLELAADYCGLFLVGTRHSASPYASLYLNSEDEPLLFGQQHQQMSEFLHQSKLQVQSHFPEPADHLAVMLAYMGHLACHSEDAAQLNFLDACIDSWLAKFVVKVVECDSKHRNGFYSALASLTLAWVKQDKQLLEQTINSSVEQTLS, from the coding sequence ATGAGCAACGTCGATATTAATCATGCCAGAGCCTTAGTGTATCAGCTGTTATCTTCTCTGTTTGCCCGGGAAGTTAATGCACAACGTCTGCAGGAACTCACCAGTGATGCGGCGCAGCAATTCTGGACACAACTGGGCCATGAGCCAGAGTTTAGCGCTCCTGTCGCGACCATGCAGAAGGTACTGAATGATTTACAGCGCAATGACGCCTTGCTCGAACTCGCGGCTGATTATTGCGGTTTATTCCTCGTGGGTACTCGGCACAGCGCCTCGCCTTATGCCAGCTTATACTTAAACAGTGAGGATGAGCCCTTACTGTTTGGGCAGCAACATCAGCAAATGAGTGAATTTTTGCACCAGAGCAAACTGCAAGTACAGAGTCATTTCCCTGAGCCTGCCGATCACTTAGCCGTAATGCTCGCCTATATGGGACATTTAGCCTGCCACAGTGAAGATGCTGCCCAGTTAAATTTCCTCGATGCTTGCATCGACTCTTGGTTAGCTAAGTTTGTGGTAAAAGTTGTTGAGTGCGATAGCAAGCACCGCAATGGCTTTTACAGCGCTCTTGCTTCGCTGACTCTTGCTTGGGTCAAGCAAGATAAACAACTGTTGGAACAGACAATCAACTCATCAGTAGAACAAACCTTAAGCTAA
- the torA gene encoding trimethylamine-N-oxide reductase TorA, producing MNRRDFLKGLASTSFVALGGSSVLAPLNALANTGLNENEWLTTGSHFGAFKIKRKNGMIAEVKAFDLDKYPTDMINGIRGMVYNPSRVRYPMVRLDFLLKGHKSNTQQRGDFRFVRVTWDKALKLFKHSLDEVQTKYGPSGLHAGQTGWRATGQLHSSTSHMQRAVGMHGNFVKKIGDYSTGAGQTILPYVLGSTEVYAQGTSWPLILENSNTIVLWSNDPYKNLQVGWNAETHEAFAYLAQLKEKVKQGKIRVISIDPVVTKTQAYLGCEQLYVNPQTDVTLMLAIAHEMITQKLHDEKFIQGYSLGFEEFVPYVMGTKDGIAKTPEWAAPICGVEPHIIRDLAKTLVKGRTQIMMGWCIQRQQHGEQPYWMAAVLATMIGQIGLPGGGISYGHHYSSIGVPATTAAAPGAFPRNLDENQKPLFDSTDFKGASSTIPVARWIDAILEPGKTIDANGSKVVYPDIKMMIFSGNNPWNHHQDRNRMKQAFQKLECVVSIDVNWTATCRFSDIVLPACTTYERNDIDVYGAYANRGILAMQKMVEPLFESLSDFEIFTRFAALLGKEKEYTRNMSEMEWIETLYNECKAANAGKYEMPDFATFWKQGYVHFGEGELWTRHADFRNDPEINPLGTPSGLIEIFSRKIEQFGYDDCQGHPMWMEKAERSHGGPGSNKYPMWLQSCHPDHRLHSQMCESKEYRETYTVNGREPVYISPEDAKTRGIKDGDIVRVFNDRGQLLAGAVVSDRFPKGVVRIHEGAWYGPVGKDGSVEGGAEIGALCSYGDPNTLTLDIGTSKLAQACSAYTCLVEFEKYQGKAPKVSSFDGPIEVEI from the coding sequence ATGAACAGAAGAGACTTTTTAAAAGGCTTAGCCTCAACCTCTTTCGTTGCTTTAGGTGGCAGCTCAGTACTAGCGCCCTTAAATGCGCTGGCCAATACTGGCCTGAATGAAAACGAATGGCTGACCACTGGCTCCCACTTCGGTGCCTTTAAAATCAAGCGTAAAAACGGCATGATTGCCGAAGTCAAAGCCTTCGATTTAGATAAATATCCAACGGATATGATTAACGGTATCCGGGGTATGGTCTATAACCCATCCCGCGTGCGTTACCCGATGGTTCGCTTAGACTTTTTACTAAAAGGCCATAAGAGTAATACCCAGCAGCGGGGGGATTTCCGCTTTGTTCGTGTGACCTGGGATAAAGCATTAAAGCTGTTTAAACACTCACTCGATGAGGTCCAAACCAAGTACGGTCCATCGGGCTTACACGCAGGACAAACTGGTTGGCGCGCCACGGGGCAACTGCATTCCAGCACCAGCCATATGCAGCGCGCGGTGGGGATGCACGGTAATTTTGTGAAGAAAATCGGCGACTACTCCACCGGTGCAGGCCAAACCATTCTGCCCTATGTATTAGGCTCAACCGAAGTATATGCCCAAGGCACCTCTTGGCCACTGATCTTAGAAAACAGCAACACGATTGTGCTGTGGTCAAACGATCCTTACAAAAACCTGCAAGTGGGCTGGAACGCTGAAACCCATGAGGCCTTTGCGTACCTCGCGCAATTAAAAGAGAAGGTCAAACAGGGTAAAATCCGCGTGATCAGTATCGACCCTGTGGTGACTAAAACCCAGGCTTACCTTGGCTGTGAGCAGTTGTATGTGAACCCACAGACTGACGTGACGCTGATGCTGGCCATCGCCCATGAGATGATCACCCAAAAGCTACACGATGAGAAATTCATCCAAGGTTACAGCTTAGGCTTTGAAGAGTTTGTGCCTTACGTGATGGGCACTAAAGATGGTATCGCCAAAACCCCTGAGTGGGCGGCGCCTATCTGCGGTGTTGAACCACACATTATCCGCGATCTGGCCAAAACCTTAGTTAAGGGCCGTACCCAAATAATGATGGGTTGGTGTATTCAGCGCCAACAACACGGTGAGCAACCTTACTGGATGGCCGCAGTACTTGCGACCATGATAGGCCAAATCGGCTTACCCGGCGGTGGTATTAGCTATGGTCACCACTACTCCAGTATTGGTGTGCCGGCGACCACAGCTGCAGCTCCGGGCGCTTTCCCACGTAACTTAGACGAGAATCAAAAACCGCTGTTTGACAGCACAGACTTTAAAGGCGCAAGCAGCACGATTCCCGTTGCCCGCTGGATTGATGCGATTCTCGAACCCGGCAAAACCATTGATGCCAACGGTTCTAAAGTGGTATATCCCGATATTAAGATGATGATTTTCTCGGGTAATAACCCATGGAACCACCATCAAGACCGTAACCGCATGAAGCAAGCCTTCCAAAAGCTTGAATGCGTGGTCTCTATTGATGTGAACTGGACAGCCACTTGTCGTTTCTCCGACATCGTGTTGCCAGCTTGCACCACCTATGAGCGTAACGATATCGACGTGTACGGTGCCTATGCCAACCGCGGTATTCTGGCGATGCAGAAAATGGTCGAGCCTTTGTTTGAAAGCTTGTCTGACTTTGAGATCTTTACTCGTTTTGCCGCGCTGCTGGGTAAAGAGAAAGAATACACCCGCAATATGAGCGAAATGGAGTGGATAGAAACCCTCTATAACGAGTGTAAAGCCGCTAACGCCGGTAAGTATGAGATGCCTGACTTTGCCACCTTCTGGAAGCAAGGTTATGTACACTTTGGTGAAGGCGAATTATGGACGCGCCACGCTGACTTTAGAAACGATCCTGAAATCAACCCATTAGGCACGCCTTCCGGTTTGATTGAAATCTTCAGTCGTAAGATTGAACAATTTGGCTATGATGACTGCCAAGGCCATCCTATGTGGATGGAAAAAGCTGAACGCAGCCATGGTGGTCCAGGTTCGAATAAATATCCTATGTGGTTGCAATCTTGCCATCCGGATCACCGCTTACACTCACAAATGTGTGAGTCAAAGGAATACCGCGAAACCTACACAGTTAATGGTCGCGAACCTGTGTATATTAGCCCTGAAGATGCTAAAACCCGTGGCATTAAAGATGGCGATATCGTGCGGGTCTTTAACGACCGAGGTCAACTGTTAGCTGGCGCAGTGGTATCGGATCGTTTCCCTAAAGGTGTAGTGCGAATTCATGAAGGTGCATGGTATGGCCCAGTGGGTAAAGATGGCAGCGTTGAAGGCGGAGCCGAAATCGGTGCCCTGTGCAGCTATGGTGACCCTAATACCCTAACCTTAGACATTGGTACCTCTAAGTTGGCTCAAGCTTGCTCAGCCTATACATGTCTGGTTGAGTTTGAAAAATACCAAGGTAAAGCACCTAAGGTTAGCTCCTTCGATGGTCCTATCGAAGTTGAAATCTAA
- the torC gene encoding pentaheme c-type cytochrome TorC, with the protein MKWLINLWRTLNKPTKALTLGAVSISAFIMGIIFWGGFNTALEATNTEAFCISCHSMESKPYQELQETVHWSNHSGVRATCPDCHVPHNWSRKIARKMEASHDVWGWLFNTVNTPEKFEAKRLEMASREWKRFDRDNSLACKNCHNYNSMKWESMSPLAQKQMKRAAEIDQSCIDCHKGIAHHLPEMGTARAPELIAEVGAGVSSLETNQTYYSALTKPLFFSEKGDVEAGTLNVATKVKVLETKGKRIKIGIDGWRKKIGAGRVIYMDFGVNILSAQLSKDAAETEGVIQTFEEKEDPMTGLKWQRVEAQIWTDKDYLLTELQPLWGYARDTFRSSCSVCHTQPDEAHFDANTWPGMFQGMLAFVNMDQDTQALVQKYLQEHSSTFVKKEH; encoded by the coding sequence ATGAAGTGGTTAATCAACCTCTGGCGCACACTAAACAAACCCACAAAAGCTCTCACCTTAGGCGCTGTCAGCATTAGTGCTTTTATCATGGGCATCATCTTCTGGGGCGGATTTAACACCGCACTGGAAGCTACCAATACCGAAGCCTTCTGCATCAGTTGCCACAGTATGGAGAGCAAACCCTACCAAGAGCTGCAGGAAACAGTGCATTGGTCGAATCACTCAGGCGTGCGCGCCACGTGCCCAGACTGCCACGTGCCCCATAACTGGAGCCGTAAAATTGCCCGTAAGATGGAAGCCTCCCACGACGTTTGGGGCTGGTTATTCAATACGGTCAACACCCCTGAAAAATTTGAAGCTAAACGCCTCGAAATGGCAAGCCGTGAGTGGAAGCGTTTTGATCGCGACAACTCTCTGGCGTGTAAAAACTGCCACAACTACAACTCGATGAAGTGGGAAAGCATGTCACCGCTGGCGCAAAAACAGATGAAACGCGCCGCTGAAATCGATCAAAGCTGTATCGATTGCCACAAAGGCATTGCTCACCATCTACCTGAAATGGGCACGGCCCGAGCACCTGAACTCATCGCCGAAGTCGGCGCTGGCGTCAGCTCACTGGAAACCAACCAAACCTACTACAGTGCCCTAACTAAGCCACTGTTCTTTAGTGAAAAAGGCGATGTTGAAGCAGGTACCTTAAACGTAGCCACTAAAGTCAAAGTGCTCGAAACTAAAGGTAAGCGCATCAAAATTGGTATCGATGGCTGGCGTAAGAAAATCGGCGCAGGCCGCGTGATCTACATGGACTTTGGCGTAAACATTCTGTCGGCGCAGTTAAGCAAAGATGCAGCCGAAACAGAAGGTGTTATCCAAACCTTTGAAGAGAAAGAAGATCCAATGACGGGCCTAAAATGGCAACGCGTTGAAGCCCAAATCTGGACCGATAAGGATTACCTGCTCACCGAGCTGCAACCACTCTGGGGCTATGCCCGCGATACGTTCCGCTCAAGCTGTAGTGTGTGCCACACCCAGCCAGATGAAGCGCATTTCGATGCCAATACCTGGCCTGGCATGTTCCAAGGCATGTTGGCCTTCGTGAACATGGACCAAGACACCCAAGCACTGGTGCAAAAATACCTGCAAGAACATTCGTCAACCTTCGTGAAAAAAGAGCACTAA
- the torS gene encoding TMAO reductase system sensor histidine kinase/response regulator TorS translates to MAPLSLSRRSLTGRLMLAFSVLGLLLLLLVSLGSLSLHWLKQADRYLYEESLPASQAARQLVQASNALSDGVTQLGQVEDERQREFIGRKLNLESATMLNSIKVLLALDVNEDNHLPVLAGQIIEQLTLLGQSVGQRITLGDELQRRARELSVAAAHASELLQSELAVVDSAILAKLSQAYPDMAGNKRSGQLLDDVIERELDIQEQLNRALKLVHQIALLSQLFEVSELQSELQLSVPRLLATFASTLPSHPVAHINQQKGTAIEQASEAVTELSAPEVGIDLMALTTVSELIRDPGRLNALKAELVTLKHTPKIIKLQRDLSQSLQRQQRQQQALAEKLYSLNTLVDSALNQQQQRAELARSDYLMQLSYARFGLLATGMLMFVIMGWVIYRVIYRGIALRLNQATQAMSRLSLGDINVSLDARGDDELTAMANAIEAFKRKTAHNLKLQADLRQVADELTEHKKALEQTVATRTQELAETNLRLDAEAKGHAKARVVAEEASQAKSQFLATMSHEIRTPLNGLLGTLTLLGQSQLPPAQQQMLALSQYSGTLLQTVLSDILDFSRLEQGNLTNEPRPTDINALLDEVLAIMVAGANLAGLSLRLNRPQLPACINIDGPKLRQVLFNLIGNGIKFTSEGSVSLNVSLQGGRLAFVVADTGVGIAPEVREQLFIPYSTLPNQGRSRGTGLGLAICKQLVELMDANGRGIWVKSEPGKGSEFGFELCFTQCDKAQDAQTLVHKQVHTQRVLVVEDNKVNAMVAQGFLAHLGHSSTLAASCQLALECVSADKAFDAVMLDIQLSDGSGVALLPQLKALFGAKNVKFAAFTAQMQMEDLSLYREVGFDTVLAKPLSLQTLTQWLGVAMASSSLETESPGLSASPSFISASSAPLAQATDTSGAIPLGNQATETLLDIEQLQQDIEVLGVKAVSDMLALYKTSSAEQIERLSEATFVESSADSAKLLHALKGSSASMGLKALTQCCQVWEKQLKTTGAQKLEIQSANELRACWLASMTALEQWLVTVE, encoded by the coding sequence GTGGCTCCTTTATCTTTATCGCGACGTAGTTTAACCGGCAGACTAATGCTCGCGTTTAGCGTGCTTGGGCTTTTGCTATTGCTGTTGGTGAGTCTTGGTAGCTTGAGTTTACATTGGCTTAAACAAGCCGATCGTTACCTGTATGAAGAATCCTTACCCGCTTCTCAAGCTGCGCGGCAATTGGTGCAGGCCTCAAATGCGTTATCCGATGGCGTGACTCAGTTAGGCCAGGTTGAGGATGAGCGGCAGCGGGAATTTATCGGCCGTAAATTGAACCTTGAAAGTGCCACAATGTTAAATAGTATCAAAGTGTTGTTGGCACTCGACGTGAATGAGGATAATCATTTACCTGTTCTAGCAGGGCAAATTATTGAACAACTTACCTTGCTTGGTCAAAGTGTTGGCCAGCGTATCACCCTTGGCGATGAGTTACAGCGCAGGGCCCGAGAATTATCGGTTGCCGCGGCCCATGCCTCTGAGTTATTGCAATCTGAGTTAGCGGTTGTCGATTCGGCAATTTTAGCCAAACTGAGTCAAGCTTATCCCGATATGGCGGGGAATAAACGCAGTGGGCAACTGCTTGATGATGTGATTGAACGTGAGCTCGATATCCAAGAACAGCTCAATCGCGCGCTCAAATTAGTGCATCAAATTGCGCTGCTCAGTCAGTTATTTGAGGTATCGGAGTTGCAGTCTGAGCTGCAATTGAGTGTCCCGCGTTTATTGGCAACCTTTGCCAGCACATTACCCTCGCATCCTGTAGCGCACATTAATCAGCAAAAAGGGACTGCAATCGAGCAAGCATCGGAGGCTGTAACTGAGTTGTCGGCGCCAGAGGTTGGTATCGATTTAATGGCGCTAACGACAGTTTCTGAGCTGATACGCGATCCCGGTCGCCTCAACGCCTTAAAGGCCGAGTTGGTTACCCTTAAACACACGCCAAAGATCATTAAGTTACAGCGAGACTTGAGCCAAAGTTTGCAGCGGCAACAGCGCCAGCAGCAGGCATTAGCGGAAAAACTCTATAGTCTTAATACGTTGGTGGATAGTGCGCTCAATCAACAACAGCAGAGGGCAGAGTTGGCGCGTAGTGATTATTTAATGCAGCTGTCCTACGCTCGGTTCGGCTTGTTGGCCACGGGGATGTTGATGTTTGTGATCATGGGATGGGTCATTTATCGTGTGATTTATCGTGGTATTGCTTTGAGGTTGAATCAGGCAACGCAGGCCATGTCGCGTTTAAGTTTGGGCGATATCAATGTGAGTCTTGATGCCCGAGGTGATGATGAATTAACTGCGATGGCGAATGCAATTGAGGCATTTAAGCGAAAAACTGCCCATAACCTTAAATTACAGGCGGATTTACGTCAGGTCGCCGATGAGTTGACCGAGCATAAAAAAGCCCTTGAACAAACCGTAGCTACGCGGACTCAGGAATTAGCCGAGACAAATCTTCGCCTCGATGCTGAGGCTAAAGGCCATGCTAAGGCAAGGGTCGTTGCCGAGGAGGCGAGTCAGGCCAAATCGCAATTCCTTGCAACGATGAGCCATGAAATCCGCACCCCACTCAATGGCTTATTGGGGACGTTAACCTTGCTCGGCCAGAGTCAGTTACCGCCCGCGCAGCAACAGATGCTCGCCCTGTCGCAGTACAGCGGCACATTATTGCAAACTGTGCTGAGCGATATTCTTGATTTCTCCCGCCTTGAGCAGGGTAATTTAACCAATGAGCCAAGGCCAACGGATATCAACGCCCTACTCGATGAAGTGCTGGCGATCATGGTGGCGGGTGCCAATTTGGCGGGATTGAGTTTAAGGCTGAACCGTCCTCAATTACCCGCTTGTATTAATATCGATGGCCCTAAGCTGCGGCAAGTGTTGTTTAACCTTATCGGTAATGGCATTAAGTTTACCTCCGAAGGCAGTGTCAGCCTGAATGTCAGCCTGCAGGGAGGTAGATTAGCCTTTGTGGTGGCTGATACTGGTGTGGGCATTGCCCCCGAGGTGCGTGAACAGTTATTTATTCCCTACAGTACATTGCCAAATCAGGGGCGAAGCCGCGGGACAGGCTTAGGGCTGGCGATTTGTAAGCAGTTAGTTGAGCTGATGGATGCAAATGGTCGTGGTATTTGGGTCAAAAGTGAGCCTGGCAAGGGCAGTGAGTTTGGTTTTGAACTCTGCTTTACGCAATGCGATAAAGCCCAAGATGCCCAAACACTGGTCCATAAGCAAGTGCATACTCAGCGCGTGTTAGTGGTTGAGGATAACAAGGTCAATGCTATGGTCGCGCAGGGATTTTTGGCGCATTTAGGCCACAGTTCGACCTTGGCGGCAAGCTGCCAACTCGCACTGGAGTGTGTGAGTGCTGATAAGGCATTCGATGCCGTGATGTTAGATATTCAGTTGAGTGATGGTTCTGGCGTGGCGTTATTACCGCAGTTAAAGGCGTTATTTGGGGCAAAAAATGTTAAGTTTGCCGCTTTTACTGCGCAGATGCAGATGGAGGATCTTAGCCTCTATCGTGAGGTGGGGTTTGATACCGTGTTAGCCAAACCATTGAGTCTACAAACGCTGACTCAATGGCTTGGGGTCGCTATGGCGTCATCTTCTTTGGAGACTGAAAGTCCTGGGTTGTCGGCGAGTCCTTCTTTTATCTCGGCATCTTCTGCGCCATTAGCTCAAGCAACGGATACCAGTGGTGCTATACCCCTTGGCAATCAAGCAACTGAAACTCTACTGGATATTGAACAGTTGCAACAAGATATTGAGGTGCTGGGTGTGAAAGCGGTGAGTGATATGTTGGCGCTGTATAAAACTTCTAGCGCCGAGCAAATTGAGCGGCTATCAGAGGCAACTTTTGTGGAGAGTTCAGCCGACAGTGCTAAATTATTGCATGCACTTAAGGGCAGTAGTGCCAGCATGGGACTAAAAGCACTGACTCAGTGTTGTCAGGTATGGGAAAAGCAGCTTAAAACCACAGGCGCCCAAAAGCTTGAAATACAGTCGGCCAATGAACTGAGAGCCTGCTGGCTAGCATCGATGACGGCATTAGAACAGTGGTTAGTCACCGTGGAATAG
- a CDS encoding NCS2 family permease yields the protein MSEQLSSTAVPSGSFLNRFFSIQQRGSTVRQEVIAGLTTFLAMVYSVIVVPNMLGKAGFDPGAVFVATCLIAAFGSLLMGLWANLPMAIGCAISLTAFTAFGLVLGQGMSIPVTLGAIFWMGVIFTIVSVTGIRQWVLANLPKGIAHGTGIGIGLFLLLIATNSVQLIVANDAGLPVKLGDINSLPVIATVVGLAATIGLERRGVPGGILLVIIGLSLFGLVFDPSVKYQGLFALPNLTSEHSLIGQLDIMGALNPVVLPIVLALVMTAIFDATGTIRAVAGQANLLDKDDNIVGGGKALTSDSVSSMFAGVVGGAPAAVYIESAAGTAAGGKTGLTATIVGVLFLLMVFLAPLSYLVPAYATAPALMYVGLLMLSNVTKLDFNDKVDAMAGLTCAVFIILSCNIVTGIMLGFVTLVIGRIFSGEWRQLKLGVLAITLGLVVFYMGGWAI from the coding sequence ATGTCTGAGCAATTGAGTTCAACTGCCGTACCCTCTGGTTCGTTTCTGAACCGTTTTTTTTCTATTCAACAACGTGGTAGCACCGTTCGCCAAGAAGTGATTGCAGGGTTAACAACCTTCCTCGCGATGGTGTACTCAGTGATTGTGGTACCCAATATGTTAGGCAAAGCGGGGTTCGACCCCGGTGCCGTGTTTGTTGCCACCTGCTTAATTGCCGCCTTTGGCTCGCTGCTGATGGGACTCTGGGCGAATCTGCCCATGGCCATTGGTTGTGCGATTTCACTCACCGCCTTTACCGCCTTCGGCTTGGTGTTAGGTCAGGGTATGAGTATCCCTGTCACCTTAGGCGCCATTTTTTGGATGGGGGTGATTTTTACCATCGTGAGTGTCACTGGCATTCGTCAATGGGTGCTGGCTAACCTGCCTAAGGGGATCGCCCATGGTACTGGGATTGGTATTGGCTTGTTTTTACTCTTGATTGCCACTAACAGTGTGCAGTTGATTGTGGCCAATGATGCTGGCCTGCCAGTTAAGTTAGGTGATATTAACAGCTTGCCGGTGATTGCCACTGTGGTGGGGCTTGCAGCGACGATAGGTTTAGAGCGTCGCGGTGTACCTGGCGGTATCTTGTTGGTGATTATCGGCTTATCCCTTTTCGGCTTAGTGTTTGACCCCAGTGTGAAATATCAAGGTTTGTTTGCCCTGCCAAATTTAACCTCTGAGCATTCGCTAATTGGCCAATTGGATATTATGGGCGCCTTAAATCCTGTGGTATTACCGATTGTACTGGCATTGGTGATGACGGCTATTTTTGATGCCACTGGCACCATCCGCGCGGTAGCGGGTCAAGCCAATTTGCTGGATAAAGACGATAATATCGTCGGTGGCGGTAAGGCATTAACGTCAGATTCTGTCAGTAGCATGTTTGCAGGTGTTGTTGGTGGCGCGCCAGCGGCCGTGTATATCGAATCTGCGGCGGGTACTGCGGCTGGCGGTAAGACAGGCTTAACGGCGACTATTGTTGGAGTATTATTCCTGTTAATGGTATTCCTTGCACCGCTCAGCTATTTGGTTCCTGCCTACGCCACTGCACCAGCGCTGATGTATGTGGGACTATTGATGCTTAGCAATGTGACTAAGCTAGATTTCAACGACAAAGTCGATGCGATGGCGGGCCTAACTTGCGCCGTGTTTATTATCCTTAGCTGTAACATTGTCACAGGTATTATGCTTGGGTTTGTGACCTTAGTGATTGGCCGGATTTTTAGCGGCGAATGGCGTCAACTTAAGTTAGGCGTATTAGCCATTACCCTAGGCTTAGTGGTGTTTTACATGGGTGGCTGGGCAATTTAA
- the torE gene encoding trimethylamine N-oxide reductase system protein TorE, translating to MTKPTMQTSDKSSRSNELKALGFIIFILFPALTIAGISLYGFIIWMIQAFGGVVGH from the coding sequence ATGACAAAGCCCACCATGCAAACATCGGATAAGTCCTCACGCAGCAATGAGTTAAAGGCGCTGGGATTCATCATTTTCATACTCTTTCCCGCACTGACTATCGCGGGGATCAGTCTCTACGGTTTCATCATTTGGATGATCCAAGCCTTCGGCGGCGTTGTCGGCCACTAA